In Bremerella cremea, one DNA window encodes the following:
- a CDS encoding metallophosphoesterase, whose amino-acid sequence MQHVSRRIFRWVIPCFCWFWLLVSAQAAEFLVISDIHFNPMAGVSREQFHTLQQLPAERWGAYFDSLKQPPVSYGQDSNYTLMTSALDAAKVCQPQPAFVLYPGDFLAHDWQAQYDRLAPETIAENPQAYRDFTKQALAVVACEFGKRFPQTPVLATLGNEDSYCGDYWIQPGGPFLASFAKVWQPLLRDTVEAETFSQSFASLGAFRAELPGLPADRLLVLNSVFWSGSYCCAYHAPGKQNCCDCTAPGPQPGRAMMAWLKEELAQARAEQKRVWLLMHVPPGLDSYVEEQDSGKSKAAELWTAEFTTRYLALIDEYRDVLHVSFTGHTHMDDYRVDRIQGEPILLHKIAPAVSPIFGNNPAFQVFQVDDQTAVVTNWQVHYGDLAAAQHATLSWQQEYDARASYGIERVTAPSINRLFTKMRLAPQSRAAEAYRQFYQVSSTPITQKDLPIFLCTVLNSTFDKFSKCLQLHGLAKPTHFAEPAELRRNAGGLGPPKR is encoded by the coding sequence ATGCAGCATGTAAGCCGCCGAATCTTTCGTTGGGTCATCCCGTGCTTCTGCTGGTTCTGGCTGCTGGTTTCTGCTCAAGCGGCGGAGTTCCTGGTGATCTCCGACATTCATTTCAACCCGATGGCTGGGGTAAGTCGGGAGCAGTTTCACACCTTGCAGCAGCTTCCTGCCGAGCGGTGGGGAGCGTACTTCGATTCGCTCAAGCAGCCGCCGGTTTCTTATGGGCAAGATAGCAACTACACGCTGATGACCTCGGCCCTCGATGCCGCCAAAGTGTGCCAGCCGCAGCCTGCCTTCGTGCTGTACCCTGGCGACTTCTTAGCCCACGACTGGCAAGCCCAGTACGATCGACTGGCCCCAGAGACGATTGCCGAGAACCCGCAGGCCTATCGCGATTTCACCAAGCAAGCATTGGCAGTTGTGGCCTGTGAATTTGGAAAACGTTTTCCCCAAACTCCGGTGCTGGCAACCCTGGGGAACGAAGATTCGTATTGCGGCGACTACTGGATTCAGCCTGGGGGGCCATTCCTGGCGTCGTTCGCGAAAGTTTGGCAACCGCTGTTGCGCGACACGGTCGAGGCAGAAACGTTCTCGCAATCGTTCGCGTCACTGGGGGCGTTTCGTGCCGAGCTGCCTGGCTTGCCAGCCGATCGGTTGTTGGTTTTGAACTCGGTGTTTTGGTCAGGCAGTTATTGCTGCGCGTATCATGCCCCGGGGAAGCAAAACTGTTGCGATTGCACAGCCCCCGGCCCCCAACCAGGAAGGGCCATGATGGCGTGGCTGAAAGAAGAACTAGCACAGGCCCGAGCCGAACAGAAGCGAGTTTGGCTGTTGATGCACGTTCCGCCAGGGCTCGATAGTTATGTGGAAGAGCAAGACAGCGGAAAAAGCAAAGCGGCTGAATTGTGGACGGCAGAGTTCACCACGCGTTACCTGGCGCTGATCGACGAGTACCGCGATGTCCTCCACGTTTCCTTTACTGGCCACACGCACATGGACGACTACCGCGTCGACCGCATCCAAGGCGAGCCAATCTTGCTGCACAAGATTGCCCCAGCAGTCAGTCCCATCTTTGGCAACAATCCGGCGTTTCAAGTTTTTCAAGTCGACGACCAAACAGCGGTCGTTACTAACTGGCAAGTGCATTACGGCGACCTGGCAGCAGCACAGCATGCCACGTTAAGTTGGCAGCAAGAATACGATGCCCGTGCGTCGTACGGCATCGAGCGAGTCACGGCGCCGTCGATTAATCGGCTGTTCACCAAAATGCGGCTGGCTCCGCAAAGCCGTGCCGCAGAAGCCTATCGGCAGTTCTACCAAGTTAGTAGCACACCGATCACCCAGAAAGACCTTCCGATCTTCTTGTGTACGGTCCTCAATTCGACATTCGATAAATTCAGCAAGTGCTTGCAGCTACACGGTTTGGCGAAACCCACCCACTTCGCCGAGCCCGCCGAGTTGCGGAGAAACGCTGGCGGCCTAGGGCCCCCCAAACGCTAA
- a CDS encoding vWA domain-containing protein — MKKTWILTPLLLGVAIWGCGAQPQSAVDSAPGAEASNSSNSKVQVVDKALLERPLELNNRATEAKKNAQTYSTSDPEQLEIDELRLPAGFDQSNGTETAGGYGPAPSDRSAPARMGGGMGGMGGGGYDGGDSLSGTGFGFSINGPSTAPSDPYGGIRNDAGYGGYGVEMKESLAEVPASAAVRTRRSRDLAKPESEFTPQTSGNTIPAIGGVTGNPPSDGVGPGEGGDKFQPIEENNFITVADQPLSTFSIDVDTASYSKIRSYLSQFNQLPPRDAVRVEELVNYFQYDYAQPTDEHPFAANVEVASCPWNPAHRLVRVGIKGKEIDTQARPASNIVFLLDVSGSMNSANKLPLLKKGMKMLVDQLGENDKVSIVVYAGAAGMVLEPTYGYDKATILAALDHLQAGGSTNGGQGIQLAYKTATENFIQGGTNRVILCTDGDFNVGETSTGGLVEMAAEQAKKNIYLSILGFGIGNHNDSMLEQLSNKANGNYSFIDNDKEAKKVLVEQMSGTLLTIAKDVKIQIEFNPQKVASYRLVGYENRILAAQDFNDDKKDAGEIGAGHTVTAFYEIVPTQGNEELAAVEPMVDDLKYQTERKPTKAAKSNELMTLKLRYKQPEEDVSTLMSYPVVDEGHQFNQSSGDFQFASAVAMFGLKLRGDRFHTDTNFAEIEELVASNVDGPGSSYRQEFLEMVRKIEAVQK; from the coding sequence ATGAAAAAGACATGGATTCTAACCCCCTTGCTGCTTGGCGTCGCGATCTGGGGCTGTGGTGCTCAACCGCAATCGGCGGTCGATTCCGCCCCCGGCGCGGAAGCAAGTAACTCAAGTAACTCGAAGGTTCAGGTTGTTGATAAGGCACTATTAGAACGTCCGCTGGAGCTCAACAATCGCGCGACTGAAGCGAAAAAGAACGCACAAACGTATTCGACTTCTGATCCAGAACAACTTGAGATCGACGAGCTACGCCTCCCAGCAGGATTCGATCAATCAAACGGTACCGAGACTGCTGGAGGGTATGGCCCTGCACCAAGCGATCGTTCGGCTCCTGCGAGGATGGGTGGCGGAATGGGTGGCATGGGCGGCGGCGGCTATGATGGTGGCGATAGTCTGTCAGGCACAGGTTTTGGCTTCTCAATTAATGGCCCAAGCACAGCTCCTTCCGATCCATACGGTGGCATCCGCAATGACGCTGGTTACGGCGGCTACGGTGTAGAGATGAAGGAATCGCTGGCCGAGGTCCCTGCCTCCGCCGCAGTCAGGACGCGCAGAAGTCGCGACCTGGCGAAGCCTGAGTCTGAATTCACACCACAGACTTCCGGCAACACCATCCCAGCAATCGGCGGAGTGACTGGCAATCCACCAAGCGATGGCGTCGGTCCTGGCGAGGGTGGCGACAAGTTTCAACCGATTGAAGAGAACAACTTCATCACGGTCGCCGATCAGCCGCTCTCGACTTTCTCGATCGATGTCGATACGGCTTCTTACTCGAAGATTCGCTCGTACCTCAGCCAGTTTAACCAGCTACCCCCCCGGGACGCCGTGCGTGTCGAGGAACTGGTCAACTACTTCCAGTACGACTACGCCCAGCCGACCGACGAACACCCCTTCGCGGCCAATGTCGAAGTGGCCAGTTGCCCCTGGAACCCAGCGCACCGCTTGGTGCGGGTAGGCATCAAGGGGAAAGAGATCGACACCCAAGCACGCCCGGCCAGCAACATTGTGTTCCTGCTGGACGTCTCCGGCTCGATGAATTCAGCGAACAAGCTACCGCTGCTCAAGAAGGGCATGAAGATGCTCGTCGATCAGTTGGGAGAAAACGACAAGGTTTCGATCGTCGTCTACGCTGGTGCCGCTGGCATGGTCCTGGAGCCGACCTACGGATACGACAAAGCGACAATTCTGGCCGCTCTCGATCACCTACAAGCGGGCGGTTCGACCAATGGCGGGCAAGGGATTCAACTGGCTTACAAAACCGCGACGGAAAACTTCATCCAGGGTGGCACGAACCGGGTGATCCTTTGCACCGACGGCGATTTCAACGTCGGCGAAACGAGCACCGGCGGCTTGGTGGAAATGGCGGCCGAGCAAGCCAAGAAGAACATTTACCTGAGCATCCTTGGTTTCGGCATCGGCAATCACAACGACTCGATGCTCGAACAACTCTCGAACAAAGCCAACGGTAATTACTCGTTCATCGATAACGACAAGGAAGCGAAAAAGGTGCTGGTCGAACAGATGAGCGGCACGCTGCTAACGATCGCCAAAGACGTGAAGATTCAAATCGAGTTCAATCCGCAGAAGGTCGCTTCGTATCGCCTAGTCGGTTACGAAAACCGCATCCTGGCCGCCCAGGATTTCAACGACGACAAAAAGGACGCCGGGGAAATCGGGGCTGGGCACACGGTAACCGCCTTTTACGAAATCGTCCCCACCCAAGGCAACGAAGAACTGGCCGCCGTCGAGCCGATGGTGGACGATCTGAAGTACCAGACCGAGCGCAAGCCTACCAAAGCCGCCAAGTCGAACGAGCTGATGACCTTGAAGCTGCGTTACAAACAGCCGGAAGAAGACGTCAGCACGCTGATGAGCTACCCGGTGGTCGATGAAGGACACCAATTCAATCAGTCTAGTGGCGACTTCCAGTTTGCTTCAGCCGTGGCGATGTTTGGCTTAAAACTTCGCGGCGATCGTTTCCACACCGACACCAACTTCGCCGAAATCGAAGAACTGGTCGCCTCGAACGTCGACGGCCCAGGCAGTTCGTACCGGCAAGAGTTTTTAGAAATGGTCCGCAAAATCGAAGCGGTGCAGAAGTAA
- the bioD gene encoding dethiobiotin synthase, giving the protein MDRKPPQGLFITGNNTGVGKTHVAGLIAESLRNAGKRVGVYKPAASGMIWRDGEPIWEDVWTLWDKSGRIWDPQAICPQTFKAPLAPHLAARAEGKEIDTRLLRTGLHFWFAQQEAGNCDLILVEGAGGLMSPLSDKDYVADLAVEFGFPLVVVAANRLGVINETLQTLITATSYSNGLPIAGIVLNDVSLEPDDASRASNRSELEARCQVPLLTHTMFNADSISDPVDWVSLADLSRY; this is encoded by the coding sequence ATGGACAGAAAACCACCACAGGGACTCTTCATTACCGGAAATAATACGGGCGTCGGCAAGACCCACGTGGCCGGTTTGATCGCTGAAAGCCTCAGAAATGCCGGTAAACGGGTTGGAGTTTACAAACCGGCGGCCAGCGGCATGATTTGGCGCGACGGAGAACCGATCTGGGAAGACGTGTGGACGCTATGGGATAAGTCAGGCCGAATTTGGGATCCGCAGGCCATTTGCCCCCAAACTTTCAAGGCCCCACTTGCCCCGCATCTGGCCGCTCGGGCTGAAGGCAAAGAAATCGACACGCGGCTTTTGCGAACCGGCCTCCACTTCTGGTTCGCTCAGCAAGAGGCCGGAAACTGCGATTTGATCTTGGTCGAAGGGGCAGGCGGGCTGATGTCGCCCCTGTCAGACAAAGACTACGTAGCCGACCTGGCCGTCGAGTTTGGTTTCCCGCTGGTGGTCGTGGCGGCGAATCGCTTGGGCGTGATCAACGAGACCCTGCAAACGCTGATCACCGCCACTTCGTACAGCAACGGCCTGCCGATCGCTGGAATCGTCCTCAACGACGTCTCGCTTGAACCAGACGACGCCAGCCGCGCATCGAACCGCAGCGAACTCGAAGCCCGCTGCCAAGTTCCCCTTCTGACCCATACGATGTTTAACGCGGATTCGATTTCCGATCCGGTCGATTGGGTTTCGCTAGCAGATCTGTCTCGATACTGA